Genomic DNA from Taurinivorans muris:
CCTCGGGAATAAAACTCTCCCCGCCATTTTTTTTGCGTAAACGGGCGACAAAAAAACCCTGCGTATCGCCTATGCGCGGTGAAAGCCTCCATACACCGTCCATGCCGAGCATAGGTTCATCCATGACAAATTCCGGAAGAGGAGAAAGTTTTTCAAGCGTCAAACCCAGCTCTTCCTGAGCGAATTTCACTTGCGCTTCATTTTCTTCAAGATTGGTCGTGCATGTGGAATAGACAAGCACGCCGCCGGGTTTGAGCAAGCGCTCGGCATTTTTGAGCAATTCTCTCTGCAGGCTGACAAGGGGCAATGTTTTTTCTTCTTTCCATATTTCCATGACACGGGGATTTTTTTCAACAGTGCCCCAACCGCTGCAAGGCGGGTCAAGCTGAATAAAATCACAAAATCCGCCGGGAAGAGGAATATGCTGCCCTTCAAAACAGCAGGACGCCGTTTGAAATAAACCCATTTGCTGTAAATTTCTGCGAAGTGTCGCAAGACGCGGCGGTGAAACCTCGTTTCCAAGAACAAAACCCTCTTCTCCCACAATGTGCGCAAGCTGCCCTGTCTTGCTTCCGGGGCTTGCGCACATATCCAGCACAAAAGCCCCTCTGTCAGGCATGAGGGCGACAGGCGGAAGCATGGACGCTCTGTCCTGTATGTAAATAAATCCAAAAAAACCCGCTATGGAAGCCCCCAAAGAAAACGGTTCTTCAAGCAAACGGCAGGCGGAAGAAAAAAAATCTTCCTCTTCCCATGAAAAACCTTGCAAAGAAAGCATTTCTTCTACAATTTTCCGTTCTTCGCCTTTACAAACAAATCGAAACGATCTTTTATACTGCTTCATAAAATTACCTGTGAGCTATTGCTTGCAACAATCATAAAAACAAGATATAAGTTGAAAATCTTGTTAAGACAAGAAAAAGAAACTATCAATCATTTGACATCCATAGGAGAATATATGCGTATTTCTGTTTTACCGGCTGCTTTTCTTGGTCTTTTTGCTTTTGCACAAAACGCCCATGCAGCAGACTATGCCATTGCACAATTCCAAGTAAACGGCTCCAACAGTTATCAATATCTTAAAAATGCCGTCCCGCCGATGTTCAACACGCGTCTTTTTGCCGCCGGGATGAACGAACCGGTTCCGACACAAGACAGTCTTGCCAATTCCGCTTCCCCTAAATCACAGAAAGAAGCGCAGGAACTTCGCAAAAAGCACAAGGCTGATTACCTTATTTACGGAACGGTCAGCGTTATCGGCGACACGGCAAGCCTGGATGTGAGCGTTGTCGGCGACAACAATTATTTTTGGCAAAAATCATCACAAAACAACGTCAATAACCTTCTTGCGGGTATCAATGCCGTTGCGGGCAACATCAATCAGGAAGTTTTTAAAACAAGCGGCGCAGCATCTGCTCAAGCGCGAAGCACGGCACAGGGAAGTTCCTTTATCAATGCGGAAACCGGCGCTCCGAGCACGAATTATTTAAATCCCGAACTTCGCTATCAAGGTGTTGAAGAAAACAAATTCCGTTCCCAAACCCAACCTTTTGAATCCACGGGCATGCAAGTTGCGGATTTCAACGGCAACGGTTTTAACGAAATATTGCTTGGCAGTGAAAACGAAGTCATCATTTATTCTTACAATGACAACCAATTAAAAGAACTTGCCCGCAAAAAGCTCTATTCTTCCGCCAATATCTTACGCATAAGCACTTTTCCCCATAAAGGAAGAAATTATATTGTCGTCGCGACCTGCGATGAAACCAACAACGATGCAAGAAGCTATATTCTGCTCTTCAACGGCAAGCAAATCCAAGAAATCGCCAATACCCGCTATTACCTGAACGTTGCAAAAACAAGCGCCCATGGCGACCCCGAACTTATCGGACAGAACGCCGATGCGACGCGTTTCGTGAAAGGTGCCGTGTTCAGAATAAATTTTGACGGAAAAAACATTTCCAAAGGCACAAACCTCAGCTCCCTGCCTTCAAAAGCCGATGTGTTCAACTTCACCTATGTGCCTTCTTCCCAAGACAGCGGCGATGTTATCGCTGTCATTGACGATCAGGACCGCCTGAATATTTTCAGCACAAGCGGAAAACTCCTTTCCAAAACGGAAGAATATTATGCCAGCACGGCAAACCGCGTATCCGTAACGCGTGATATCGGCGGATTTGTTTCTCAAGAAGGTAAAATTGACGCTTCCTACCATTATGTTCCAAGTGCTGTCAATGTGGTTGATATTGACAATGACAACAACTACGAACTGATTGTGACAAAACCCCTCAGCGTTGCCGCCAATCTTTTAAATAACTACCGCAATTATGCGCAAAGCGAAGTTCATGCCTTGCTTTGGGACGGTGTCGGCGCCAATCTTTTATGGAAAACCCGCCGTATCAAGGGAACCGTCGCCGACGTGAAAATCGCCGACCCCAATAACGACGGTGTCCTCGACCTTGTCGTCAATGTCAACACCTACCCCGGAACAATGGGAATAAGCAAAATCAGGACCTTCGTAACCCTTTACCCCTTGGATACCAATAATATCAACACTGACGCCATCAATTTTGCAGAATAAAAACCGCCCGCTTTTTGCGGGCTTTTTTTTCCGATGAAAAATGATTTGGAGAAACTGTTATGCATAAAAACACGCAATTGCCGGAAGTCACCTTTTCAACCTTTATCCTTTCGCTCGCCTCATCAACCCTTATGCATTTGGGGGAAGTTCCCAATCCCGACACGGGCAAAACAGAAAAAAACATTCTTTTGGCGAAACACAGCGTCGACTTGCTCAATATGCTTGAAGACAAGTTCAAAAACGGACTGAACGCCGACGAACAAAAACTTCTTCAAGATATTCTCTATGAAGTGAAAATCAAATACATTCAACAAGCATAAAAAGGAAAAACGATGTATAAAGCAGGACTTATCGGCGTCACCGGCTATACGGGCATGGAACTGGCAAGAATTTTGGCGACACACCCGCAAATAGAACTTACGCACGCGACCTCAAGACAAGAAAGCGGCAAAAAAATCGAAGACCTGTACCCTTTTTTACGCTCTTACAAAATCGGCTCGGTTTGCATAAGCGATTATGACGCCCAAGAACTCGCAAAAGAATGTGACATCATTTTTCTTGCCGTGCCGCACGGAACAGCCATGCAAAGCGCGGGCGAAATTTTCAGCATTGCGAAAACATTGAATAAAACGATAAAAATTATTGACCTATCCGCAGACTTCAGGATTAAAAATCCTGAAACCTATGAAGCATGGTATCAAATCAAACATACGGAGCAAGACCTTTTAACCCGGGCCGTTTACGGACTTTTCGATATTTATGCGGACAGCATAAAAAATGCCGATCTCATCGCAAACCCTGGCTGCTACCCCACAGCAAGCATTTTGGGTTTATATCCGGCTCTGAAAAATGCCCTCATACAAAACGATATTGTTATCGACGCAAAATCAGGAACAAGCGGAGCAGGCAGAAAAGCCCAGGCATCAAGCCTTTTTTGTGAAGTTTATGATAATTTCCGCCCTTACTCCATCGGCGGGAAACACCGGCATACCCCGGAAATCGAGCAGGAACTCTCCGCCATCGCCAAAAAAGAAATCTTTGTTTCTTTCAATCCCCATTTGCTTCCCATTGAGCGGGGCATTTTGAATACCATTTATGCTCCGCTTGCGAAAGCTATTTCTGCGGAAAAAATTCACGCCCTTTATGCCGGCGAATACGAAAACTCCCCCTTTGTGCGGGTTCTGCCTTCAGGGCAATTGCCGGAAACAAGAAACGTACGGGGATCTTTGTTCTGTGACATCGCCATAAGCGTTGATACAAGAACCAATAAGCTCATCATCGCCTCCGCCATTGACAACCTTGCCCGCGGCGCGTCCATGCAGGCTGTCGCCAATGCAAACCTTTGCTTGGGCTTGCCTCTTGCGACAGGTATCAATAATGCCCCCTTATGTCCGTAAACAAGCATTTTTTCGCACAATAAGCTCACGCCGTGGGCTTTTTTTCTTTAAGGCAACTTCAAAAATTACATTTTTGTTATCGACATCGTATTATTTTTTCTTGATTTTACGTAATATTTGCTATAAATTTCGACTTTCACACATTTTTAACAACATTAATGTTTAAAAAGGATTTGTTATGGATTCTACTGCTGCAAAACCTTCCGAATGGAATTTCCAACTTCCGCAAATCAACCCGGACACGATAAAACTTTCCCATACCCCGCGCAAAGCGCGTATTGATGATGTCAACGCCATGTCAACGCTTATCAATGAATTTGCTTCCGCCAAAATCATGCTTGCGCGCGGACCGCTTTACCTTTATCAAAGCATTCAGGACTATATGCTCATAACAGGCGAAGCAGACGGAAAGGAAGTCGTTGTCGCCTGCGGCGGACTGCATGTTTTATGGGAAGATCTTGCGGAAATACGCTCTGTGGCAGTGCACCCCGCCTTGCAAAACCGCGGGCTCGGCAAACTTCTGATTGACGCCCTTAGGGAAAATGCGAAAAGTATAGGCGTTAAAGACTTGTTCGTGTTTACGCTCGCGCCTAAATTCTTTACCTCTGTCGGCTTCAGCGAAATGCCCCGTGAACAAATTCCCCCTGTTGTCTGGTCCGAATGTTCCAAATGCCCCAAGTTTTATAAATGTGACGAAATCGGCATGATTCAGCACTTATAGGATTTCCATGAAACCATTAACTGTCATAAAATACGGCGGTCACGCCATGAGCGACCCCGTCCTCAATAAAGCCTTTGCCCAAAATATCAGCCTTGCCCGCGAAAAATGGGATATTGTCATCGGGCACGGCGGAGGACCGCAAATCAATGCACTTCTTGGCAAACTGAACATTGAAAGCTCTTTTAAAAACGGTTTGCGCATCACTAACGCCGAAGCCATGAAAGCGGTTGAAATGGCTCTTTGCGGCGATGTGAACACGTGGCTCGTAAGCTTGTTATGCAAAGAACACTGCAAAGCTGTCGGACTGACGGGCAAAGACGCCTGCACGCTTCTGGCAAAAAAAAATGCCGATACCGAGCTTGGCTTTGTTGGCGAAGTGACACAGGTCAATCCGAACCTTTGCCGTATTTTGCTTGAAAACGATCATATTCCCGTTGTCGCCCCTATCGGCTATGAAGAAAACACGGCAAACAGCCTCAATATCAATGCAGACACGGCAACGGGCGCTTTGGCGGGAGCTTTGAAAGCGGACGTTTTTATCCTTGTCACTGATGTCGCAGGAGTTTTGGATAAAAACAAAAATCTCTTGCCTCACCTCGAGTTATCACAAATACAAGCCCTAAAAGCTGATGAAACCATTTACGGCGGCATGCTTCCAAAAATTGAAAGCTGTGAACACGCCATTGACAAGGGCTGCAAAGCCGCCCTTATTTTTGACGGGAAAAATGCAGCAAACGTATCCGTTATTTTAAATGAAGTGCACTACGCTCTTTCGCACAACGATTTTTCAAAACTCAATTACGGAACACTGATTACCCAATAAGGAGAAGATATGGCTGTTTCTTTAATCGGCAGAGATTTTTTGAAAATTGCGGATTTTACAAAAGAAGAATTACTCTATTTGCTCGATGTTGCGGCTTTTTTAAAAAAAGCCAACAAATCCGGCACGGAACAAAAATATATGCAGGGCAAAAAAATTGCGCTCATTTTTGAAAAAGACTCTACAAGAACACGCTGTTCCTTTGAATGTGCCGCTTTTGACCAAGGCGGACACGCCATTTATCTGAGCAGCGGTTCGCAAATCGGCAAAAAAGAGTCCATGGCGGATACGGCGCGCGTCCTTTCCCGCATGTTCGACGGTATCGAATACCGCGGTTTCGGACAGGAAATTGTCGAAACCCTTGCCAAATATGCCGATGTGCCAGTTTGGAACGGGCTTACGAACGAATCCCACCCCACGCAGATTTTAGCGGATTTTCTCACCATGCGTGAGCACAGCACAAAAGATTTAAACGAAATAACGTTCGCCTATATCGGCGATTCCCGCTTCAATATGGCAAATTCCCTTATGCTCGGCGCTTCCATCATTGGCATGGATTGCAGAATAATTGCTCCCAAATCCCTGCAGCCTGAACAAAAATATCAAGACATGGCGCAAAAATTCGCAGAAAAATCCCATGCGAAAATCACCATTACGGACAATATCGAAGAAGGCGTTAAAAATTGCGATTTCCTCTATACCGACGTATGGGTTTCCATGGGAGAACCGAAAGAAGCTTGGGCTGAACGCATCGCCCTTTTAAAACCCTATCAAATCAACAGCCGTGTCATGGCGCTGACCCAAAACCCAAACTGCAAATTCCTGCACTGCCTGCCGGCTTTCCATGACAGAAACACCACTATCGGCGAAGAAATTTATCAGGAATTCGGCTTGGACGGAATCGAAGTCAGCAATGAAGTATTTGAATCGGATGCTTCCATTGTTTTTGATGAAGCCGAAAACCGCCTGCATACGATTAAAGCCGTAATGGTTGCAAGTTTTGCAGACGTTCTTGGTTAATCGTGCAAATGTTTAAACTTTTAACCGGCATTTCATACAACAACCGTACATAACTATTTTAATCGATACAAAAAACAGCCCTATGACAGAGTTATGACCATCATAGGGCTGTTTTATTTTGGTTAACCTATTGTTATTCTTCACTGTCCTGCGGCAATACAAAATCACCTTCAAGCTTTGAAACAAAAAGCGCACCGGTTGCGTCACCAAGAACGTTCAATGATGTTCTCATCATATCAAGTATTCTGTCAACGCCGGCAATAACGGCAATGGCTTCCAGCGGAATGCCGACTTGCGTAAATACCATGGTGATCATAATCAAAGCAGCCCCGGGAACACCGATACTGCCGATAGAAGCGAGCACAGCCATAACAATGATGAGAAGCTGCTTGTCAATGGTTAAATCAATACCGTATAACGCAGCGGCAAAAATACCCGCAACTCCCATGTAAATCGCGGCACCGTCCATATTGATGGTATTGCCCAAAGGAATCATAAAACTGGAAACAGGTTTTGAAGCACCGAGCTTTTGCACGCTTTGCAGGTTTGTTGAAAGGGCTGCCGCACTGGATGTGCTTGTGAACGCAATAAGCAAAGGAGAAGCGATACCTTTGAAAAATTGTCTGATTTTCAAACCGGTGAAACGGATACATGGGACATAGCATAAAAGGATATGCAATATGCAGGCAACAAACATAGTGATAATAAGCTCAAGCAGAGGCAGCAAAACATCCAAGCCATACGTACCAACGGTAAAGGTCATCAAGCCAAAAACTCCGATTGGGGCATAATACATAATGGCAGTTGTAATTTTAAGCATTATTTCCGCCAAGCCTTCAAACATGCGAAGAACAACTTCATACTCTTTTTTCAGAGTGCTGCAAGCCATACCGACAAAAAGAGCAAAGAAAATAACCTGCAGCATATTCCCCTTAGTGAGTGCTTCAAAGGGATTTAACGGAATAATATCCATAAAGACTTTTAAAAGTGAAGGAGGATTTACATTAAGAGCCTTAACTCCTTCCGTCGAAATGGTAAGACCTACACCCGGCTGAATTACATTCGCAATAACAACGCCAATGGTAACGGCAATAGCAGTTGTTCCAACATAGTAACAAAGCGTTTTTACCGCAATATTGCCAAGCTTATGCAAATCGCCGACAGAACTGGCACCGGCGACCAATGTTGTGAAAACAAGCGGAACAACAACCATTCTGATGAGAGTAATAAAGATGTCCCCAAGAGGTTTGAAATACGCAGGGCTAATGCCGACAGCAGAAACAATCAAACCGCAAACACAACCTAAAACCAATGCCAAAAGCATTTGTGTTGTTAAACTTATTTTCATAAGTTCCTCCTTGTTAGAATAAATGAAATATATATTTTTAAACTTATATAATGTCGACATTATATTATTTTATTCACATAGTCAATACAAAAAGCATTTATCCATGATATGTTGAAAAAATTTCGTATAAATTTCTTTATAAAATAAATAATTATCATAAGATGAAAATAAAATGGCTCAGCATGAAAAATGATATTGATACGGATTTAGAGATAACCCGTTTTAAATAATTTATGAAAGTTTTATTTTAATCACACAGCCGCAAAGTCTTATTTATTGCGTCTAAAAAGAAAATTTTTACGGTATTTAATGAGGATAGAGAATAACGCTGTGTGATTTTTTTAACTTCTATTCCATGAACTGACATTCAGAAATAATGGCAAAATTAATAAAACCATATTAAATACCAGTAAGAATACCATTTGCATTTTGATTGAAAAATAAACGCTACTAAATAAGAACAGGCTGGGATATCTCTCTAAATTGTTTAGAGTCATATAATCAATGTATTATAATAAAAATATGAAAAACAGGTAAACGTGATTTTGAACTTGGCAGTTCCACCCTTTGGGTGAGGGAGCGTCGGCACTTTGCTGTAGAAGAATGAAATCGAAGGGAATGCCCGATTTTACATCTTGTTAACCATTACGGCAATTGATAATGGAACGCTTGACAACAGAAAACAGAAAGTGTATTTATTTAATGTCGACATTATTATTATTTAAAGTTGTTATAAAAAAATCATTGCGAACGGCAAAGCTCTTAAATCACTAAATCCTTATCCACAAGCCGTTCAATTCAGCAGGTTAGCATGATTTCCGGGCAATTGGAAATCATCTCCTGAAATGAAAAACTTGCTGAAAACGCGTAAAAACTCAGGCAGAACAAACGTTAACATACTATATTCCTTTGGAATGAGACGAAAAAACAAAACATTGAAGAGGTGTAAAACCAACCGTAATCATAGCGAAATTGGGCGATTATAAAAATATCAGCACAATATATTCAACCAACAGTATTCAATAAAAAATTTTCCGGCATATTTCGCAGTGCCACTCACCGATTATTTTTAAACGCTTTGATTGAAATTGAGAGTATTGCCGCTTTGTAAAACGGAATTAAACTAAGGAGAACAAAGCATGAATTCAGCACAATTTCCACGCCGCGGGCATACGCAGAAAATATACGCTTGCCCAAAATCTTTTTAATATGAAACAAAGAGAGCCGGATAGATGAAAAATGAAACGGGTGCCACCACTGCAAAATGCATAGGCGTATTGGGCGGATTGGGTCCATATGCGGGGCTTGATTTCGTGCATAAGGTTTTTGACTGCACCAATGCCGCAACAGACCAAGAACACTTGCCTGTTCTTTTATACTCGTTTCCCAATGCCATTCCCCCGCGGGTGGAGTTTTTGCTGGGAAAAACGACTATCAACCCAGGTTATGCCATGGGGGAATTATTGGTGCGTTTGGCAAAAGCCGGAGCAAGTGTTATCGGTATTCCCTGCAATACCGCTCACAGCGCCTCCATTTTGGATGTCGCGCTTGATATTTTATACAAATCGGGCTTTCAGGGACAATTTGTGCATATGATTGCAGAAACGGCAAACCATATCCGCACGGCACACCCGGCTGCCCAAAATGTGGGAGTGCTTTGCACGCAGGGAGCATATCATTCCAAAGTCTTCGATATGCATTTCAATAGGTATGGATTGAATGTTTCATATTTGGAAGATGAAGGAAGAGCCCTTTTACAAAACGCTATCAGCAATTCAAGTTATGGAATTAAAGCTTTTTCAAGTCCCGTGACGGATAGGGCAAAAAATGATATTGGATTGCAGGCAGCACATTTGGCGGAAAAAAATGCCGATTGTATCATCATGGGCTGCACAGAACTTCCACTGGCGTTATCCGGCACGGATTTCCAAGGCATTCCTTTGTTAGACCCCACAAAAATTCTGGCTGAAAGTTTAATTAAGGCTTTCGATGCAACAAAACTGAAACATAATCATTAAAAAGACCTCTCTCCTCTGTATGCGAATACGCTCCGGGCTATCTTGAATAGCCTTTTTTTGCGATTAAGGATATGCTGCTGATAAAATCTTTAAACGCAATATATGATTACATGAACAAGAACATTTCCTGCTGATATTAAGAATAATTATCATCGAACAACCATAAAGCAAAACAACCTATCTTGCTTATTGCCAAAAAGTCTTGGGGAAAAACCATTTTTTTTACAATAGGAACATCAGAACGATTTTGTTCCGCCACCTTGGGCTTTTTTATGAATACAGCCACATTCTCCCCCCCCCTTTTTCCCGATTTCGGCTTGACTATCCTATATATATATATATTGGAGCGAGGAGGAAATATGGTTTTCAGTTCTTTTGAATATTTTTTATGCTTCTTGCCCATAACGATTTTTATTTATTATTTTTTCCTCTACACCCGCTGCACAAAGTATTTATTATTTATTCTTATCCTAAGCTCTCTCTTTTTTTACGGGTATTGGGAGCCAAAAAACTTATATATTATCATTAGTTCCGTCCTTGTTAACTATTTTTTCAGCAAACTTCTGCTTGCAGAAAACAAATACAGAAAACCAATTTTCATTCTCTCGATTGTTTTCAATGTGCTTTTAATATTTATTTATAAATACTTGGATTTTTCCATTTCCATAGTCAATTATTG
This window encodes:
- a CDS encoding RsmB/NOP family class I SAM-dependent RNA methyltransferase, which produces MLSLQGFSWEEEDFFSSACRLLEEPFSLGASIAGFFGFIYIQDRASMLPPVALMPDRGAFVLDMCASPGSKTGQLAHIVGEEGFVLGNEVSPPRLATLRRNLQQMGLFQTASCCFEGQHIPLPGGFCDFIQLDPPCSGWGTVEKNPRVMEIWKEEKTLPLVSLQRELLKNAERLLKPGGVLVYSTCTTNLEENEAQVKFAQEELGLTLEKLSPLPEFVMDEPMLGMDGVWRLSPRIGDTQGFFVARLRKKNGGESFIPEERQWGEPLARKYVQELGIAENYLEYGDIAVFKESLHFVHRQAKFFPQNFAWQGMYMGKAGKSNEVQLSPRVRMAGDLPMTHFEGKDGLEKIKGLLSGQSFSCDFKEKNVLMAWNGLVLGRLKVKNKRLIWSER
- a CDS encoding DUF1844 domain-containing protein, whose translation is MHKNTQLPEVTFSTFILSLASSTLMHLGEVPNPDTGKTEKNILLAKHSVDLLNMLEDKFKNGLNADEQKLLQDILYEVKIKYIQQA
- the argC gene encoding N-acetyl-gamma-glutamyl-phosphate reductase produces the protein MYKAGLIGVTGYTGMELARILATHPQIELTHATSRQESGKKIEDLYPFLRSYKIGSVCISDYDAQELAKECDIIFLAVPHGTAMQSAGEIFSIAKTLNKTIKIIDLSADFRIKNPETYEAWYQIKHTEQDLLTRAVYGLFDIYADSIKNADLIANPGCYPTASILGLYPALKNALIQNDIVIDAKSGTSGAGRKAQASSLFCEVYDNFRPYSIGGKHRHTPEIEQELSAIAKKEIFVSFNPHLLPIERGILNTIYAPLAKAISAEKIHALYAGEYENSPFVRVLPSGQLPETRNVRGSLFCDIAISVDTRTNKLIIASAIDNLARGASMQAVANANLCLGLPLATGINNAPLCP
- a CDS encoding N-acetyltransferase, encoding MDSTAAKPSEWNFQLPQINPDTIKLSHTPRKARIDDVNAMSTLINEFASAKIMLARGPLYLYQSIQDYMLITGEADGKEVVVACGGLHVLWEDLAEIRSVAVHPALQNRGLGKLLIDALRENAKSIGVKDLFVFTLAPKFFTSVGFSEMPREQIPPVVWSECSKCPKFYKCDEIGMIQHL
- the argB gene encoding acetylglutamate kinase, whose protein sequence is MKPLTVIKYGGHAMSDPVLNKAFAQNISLAREKWDIVIGHGGGPQINALLGKLNIESSFKNGLRITNAEAMKAVEMALCGDVNTWLVSLLCKEHCKAVGLTGKDACTLLAKKNADTELGFVGEVTQVNPNLCRILLENDHIPVVAPIGYEENTANSLNINADTATGALAGALKADVFILVTDVAGVLDKNKNLLPHLELSQIQALKADETIYGGMLPKIESCEHAIDKGCKAALIFDGKNAANVSVILNEVHYALSHNDFSKLNYGTLITQ
- the argF gene encoding ornithine carbamoyltransferase translates to MAVSLIGRDFLKIADFTKEELLYLLDVAAFLKKANKSGTEQKYMQGKKIALIFEKDSTRTRCSFECAAFDQGGHAIYLSSGSQIGKKESMADTARVLSRMFDGIEYRGFGQEIVETLAKYADVPVWNGLTNESHPTQILADFLTMREHSTKDLNEITFAYIGDSRFNMANSLMLGASIIGMDCRIIAPKSLQPEQKYQDMAQKFAEKSHAKITITDNIEEGVKNCDFLYTDVWVSMGEPKEAWAERIALLKPYQINSRVMALTQNPNCKFLHCLPAFHDRNTTIGEEIYQEFGLDGIEVSNEVFESDASIVFDEAENRLHTIKAVMVASFADVLG
- a CDS encoding dicarboxylate/amino acid:cation symporter → MKISLTTQMLLALVLGCVCGLIVSAVGISPAYFKPLGDIFITLIRMVVVPLVFTTLVAGASSVGDLHKLGNIAVKTLCYYVGTTAIAVTIGVVIANVIQPGVGLTISTEGVKALNVNPPSLLKVFMDIIPLNPFEALTKGNMLQVIFFALFVGMACSTLKKEYEVVLRMFEGLAEIMLKITTAIMYYAPIGVFGLMTFTVGTYGLDVLLPLLELIITMFVACILHILLCYVPCIRFTGLKIRQFFKGIASPLLIAFTSTSSAAALSTNLQSVQKLGASKPVSSFMIPLGNTINMDGAAIYMGVAGIFAAALYGIDLTIDKQLLIIVMAVLASIGSIGVPGAALIMITMVFTQVGIPLEAIAVIAGVDRILDMMRTSLNVLGDATGALFVSKLEGDFVLPQDSEE
- a CDS encoding aspartate/glutamate racemase family protein, which encodes MKNETGATTAKCIGVLGGLGPYAGLDFVHKVFDCTNAATDQEHLPVLLYSFPNAIPPRVEFLLGKTTINPGYAMGELLVRLAKAGASVIGIPCNTAHSASILDVALDILYKSGFQGQFVHMIAETANHIRTAHPAAQNVGVLCTQGAYHSKVFDMHFNRYGLNVSYLEDEGRALLQNAISNSSYGIKAFSSPVTDRAKNDIGLQAAHLAEKNADCIIMGCTELPLALSGTDFQGIPLLDPTKILAESLIKAFDATKLKHNH